TCGTGGTAATGTCGTTGACCTTGCTGTCGGTGTGATCATTGCCTCTGCATTTGGTGCTATCGTTACTTCATTTGTTAATGATATCATCACTCCACTTCTATTGAACCCAGCCTTGGAAGCTGCGAAAGTACAAAACATCGCTGAGCTTGCATGGAATGGTGTTACATATGGTAAATTCTTGAGTGCTATTAT
This genomic interval from Streptococcus oralis subsp. tigurinus contains the following:
- the mscL gene encoding large conductance mechanosensitive channel protein MscL, with the translated sequence MLKDLKEFLLRGNVVDLAVGVIIASAFGAIVTSFVNDIITPLLLNPALEAAKVQNIAELAWNGVTYGKFLSAIINFLVVGTVLFFVIKAMEKAQSLTKKEEVAEEAPAGPTELEVLQEIKALLEKK